One genomic region from Ptychodera flava strain L36383 chromosome 5, AS_Pfla_20210202, whole genome shotgun sequence encodes:
- the LOC139133666 gene encoding uncharacterized protein, producing MRDELSLVSPTQVTVRTISNYVRKHFSGGEWTRKKITRVATERLTEDNLMYTQAFMDLLHEVEPHRLKFMDESGFKTPNVGNPKYGTSPRGDRCVEVIRYHQRPNSTLNLLVGLNGVVHSQVIDGASDSATFQTS from the coding sequence ATGCGTGATGAGCTCAGTTTAGTTTCTCCAACTCAAGTAACTGTACGGACAATAAGTAATTACGTACGGAAACATTTCTCTGGCGGAGAGTGGACACGTAAAAAGATCACTAGAGTTGCCACAGAACGACTAACCGAAGATAATTTAATGTACACTCAGGCATTTATGGATTTGCTGCATGAAGTCGAACCACATCGATTAAAGTTTATGGATGAATCTGGATTCAAGACTCCAAACGTTGGTAATCCTAAGTATGGTACCAGCCCTCGGGGAGATCGCTGTGTTGAAGTTATTCGCTACCATCAAAGACCCAATTCGACACTCAATTTGCTGGTAGGTTTGAACGGCGTCGTGCACAGCCAGGTAATTGATGGTGCCTCGGATTCAGCCACGTTCCAAACTTCATAG